A genomic stretch from Astatotilapia calliptera chromosome 4, fAstCal1.2, whole genome shotgun sequence includes:
- the colgalt1a gene encoding procollagen galactosyltransferase 1, with amino-acid sequence MPRLAGLNDALLLLLLSCCSPVRGYFAEERWNPESSLLAPRVLLALICRNSEHSLPYFLGTIERLNYPKDRMALWVATDHNEDNTTAILHDWLVKVQKLYHYVEWRPKEEPRNYEDEEGPKDWTDPRYEHVMKLRQAALESAREMWADYFMLADCDNLLTNSNVLRGLMKQNKTIIAPMLDSRAAYSNFWCGMTSQGYYKRTPAYIPLRKQIRKGCFAVPMVHSTFLIDLRKEASRQLAFHPPHPEYSWAFDDIIVFAYSAKMAEVQMFVCNKETYGYFPVPLRSHNTLQDEVDSFLHTVLEVNVRNAPVMPSKYISVPRKQPDKMGFDEVFMINLQRRTDRRERMLRALHEQEIACKVVNAVDGKAMNVSEIHALGIHMLPGYSDPYHGRPLTKGELGCFLSHYNIWKEIVERSLHTSLVIEDDLRFEVFFKRRLMNLMSEVDREGLDWDLIYIGRKRMQVAHPEKAVPNIHNLVEADYSYWTLGYMISLQGAQKLLKAEPLKRILPVDEFLPLMYNKHPVSDYMEQFETRDLLAFSAEPLLVYPTHYTGDPGYVSDTETSTVWDNEKIRTDWDRARSGKSHEQAEISTEAQNSDVLQSPLDSTARDEL; translated from the exons ATGCCCAGGCTCGCTGGCCTCAACGACGCcctgctcctcctgctcctgtccTGCTGCAGTCCTGTCCGAGGATATTTTGCGGAGGAGCGCTGGAACCCCGAATCTTCACTCCTCGCACCCCGGGTTCTTCTTGCCCTCATTTGCAGAAACTCCGAGCACTCATTGCCGTATTTCCTGGGTACTATTGAGCGCCTCAACTACCCGAAGGACCGTATGGCACTGTG GGTAGCAACTGATCATAATGAGGACAACACCACAGCCATTCTGCATGACTGGCTTGTAAAAGTACAGAAGCTCTACCATTATGTAGAGTGGAGGCCAAAAGAGGAGCCcag AAATTATGAAGATGAGGAAGGTCCAAAAGACTGGACAGATCCTCGTTATGAGCATGTTATGAAGCTTCGGCAAGCAGCGCTGGAGTCTGCTCGTGAGATGTGGGCAGACTATTTTATG CTGGCAGATTGTGACAACCTCCTCACCAATTCAAATGTGCTCCGGGGGCTGATGAAACAGAACAAGACTATCATCGCGCCGATGCTTGACTCTCGTGCAGCCTACTCAAATTTTTGGTGTGGAATGACTTCCCAG GGTTATTATAAGAGGACACCTGCCTACATACCTCTTAGGAAGCAGATACGAAAGGGCTGTTTTGCCGTTCCTATGGTACACTCCACGTTCCTAATAGACCTCAGGAAAGAGGCCTCCAGGCAGCTAGCCTTTCACCCACCACACCCAGAATACAGCTGGGCATTTGATGACATTATTGTGTTTGCTTACTCTGCTAAGATGGCAG AGGTTCAAATGTTTGTATGTAACAAGGAGACCTATGGATACTTCCCTGTGCCACTACGTTCCCACAATACTTTGCAAGATGAAGTGGACAGTTTCTTACACACTGTGTTAGAAGTTAATG TGCGAAATGCCCCAGTGATGCCATCCAAATACATAAGTGTTCCTAGAAAACAACCTGACAAAATGGGCTTTGATGAG GTGTTCATGATAAACTTGCAGAGGCGGACTGACCGCAGAGAACGTATGCTGAGGGCACTGCATGAGCAGGAGATTGCTTGTAAAGTTGTTAATGCCGTGGATGGAAA AGCAATGAATGTCAGTGAAATTCATGCTTTGGGTATCCATATGCTTCCTGGATACAGTGACCCTTATCATGGTCGTCCACTAACAAAGGGAGAGCTGGGATGCTTTCTTTCCCACTATAACATCTGGAAAGAG ATTGTGGAACGAAGTCTCCACACATCTTTAGTGATCGAAGATGACCTGCGCTTTGAGGTGTTCTTCAAACGTCGCTTGATGAACTTAATGAGTGAGGTGGACCGTGAAGGTCTGGATTGGGATCTCAT ttaTATTGGTCGAAAGAGAATGCAAGTGGCTCACCCGGAGAAAGCAGTGCCAAATATACACAACTTGGTGGAGGCAGACTATTCATATTGGACACTAGGATATATGATATCATTACAGGGTGCCCAGAAGCTTTTAAAAGCAGAACCATTAAAGAGGATTTTGCCAGTGGATGAGTTTCTTCCTCTCATGTACAATAAACACCCTGT ATCTGATTATATGGAACAGTTTGAAACCAGGGACCTGCTGGCATTTTCCGCAGAGCCTCTCCTTGTGTATCCAACTCACTATACGGGTGACCCAGGATACGTCAGTGACACTGAGACCTCCACTGTGTGGGACAATGAAAAAATCCGCACAGACTGGGACAGAGCACGCTCAGGAAAAAGTCATGAGCAGGCTGAGATCAGCACAGAGGCACAGAACTCAGATGTGCTCCAGTCTCCTTTGGACAGTACAGCACGGGATGAGCTATGA